One Natranaerovirga hydrolytica genomic region harbors:
- a CDS encoding TIGR03960 family B12-binding radical SAM protein, producing the protein MNKLNLTDDILLSVEKPARYIGNEVNMIEKDIANIDIRFALCFPDVYEIGMSHLGLQILYDFLNKREDTYVERVFSPWVDLDKILREKNHPLFALESQDPLKGFDFLGFTLQYEMSYTNILNILDLSHIPLYSKDRSEEDPIICAGGPCAYNPEPLAEFIDFFYIGEGEEALNDLLDQYKAHKNNGGTKAEFLEKLLDIEGVYVPKFYDVSYHEDGTIKAFIPNHQNAKSKIKKRIVIDVNELPFPQKPIVPYIQTVHDRVVLELFRGCIRGCRFCQAGMIYRPLREKNVEDLKNQAKTLIRNTGHDEISLVSLSSNDYSELKDLTYYLIDELDEEGVNISLPSLRIDEFSLDVMSKVQDVRKSSLTFAPEAGTQRLRDVINKGITEEDIIKGSSDAFSGGWNRVKLYFMLGLPTETLEDVEGIATLGQDIVEEYYKMPKEKRTQRLQIIISTSFFVPKPFTPFQWFPQDDYETFMEKQSFLNKKINKKNIKYNSHDAKTSRLEGVIARGDRKVSKVLYEAFKQGCKFDSWSEHFEYSKWEKAFELADVDMNFYTTRARDKDEIFPWDFIDTEVSKDFLYREYTRALESKVTPNCRLGCANCGLKELGGGVCYEG; encoded by the coding sequence ATGAACAAATTAAATTTAACAGATGATATTTTGCTTAGTGTTGAAAAACCAGCAAGATATATTGGTAATGAAGTCAATATGATCGAAAAGGACATTGCTAACATTGACATTCGATTTGCATTATGTTTTCCAGATGTCTATGAAATAGGTATGTCTCATTTAGGATTGCAAATTTTATATGATTTTTTAAATAAAAGAGAAGATACTTATGTGGAAAGGGTATTTTCACCTTGGGTCGATTTAGATAAGATTCTAAGAGAAAAAAATCATCCTTTATTCGCATTAGAATCTCAAGACCCTCTTAAAGGTTTTGATTTCTTAGGATTTACACTCCAATACGAAATGAGTTATACCAACATTTTAAATATATTGGATTTGAGTCATATACCATTGTATTCAAAAGACCGAAGTGAAGAAGACCCTATTATATGTGCAGGAGGTCCTTGTGCTTATAATCCTGAGCCTTTAGCAGAATTTATTGATTTCTTCTATATTGGTGAAGGTGAAGAAGCTTTAAACGATTTATTAGATCAGTATAAGGCTCATAAAAATAATGGTGGAACAAAAGCTGAGTTTTTAGAAAAGCTATTAGATATAGAAGGTGTATATGTCCCCAAATTTTATGATGTTTCTTATCATGAAGATGGCACAATAAAAGCGTTTATTCCTAACCATCAAAATGCTAAGTCAAAAATAAAAAAACGTATTGTAATAGATGTAAATGAATTACCATTTCCACAAAAGCCGATTGTACCTTATATTCAAACAGTACATGACCGTGTGGTATTAGAATTATTTCGAGGCTGTATTAGGGGCTGTCGATTTTGTCAAGCCGGCATGATTTATAGACCTTTAAGAGAGAAGAATGTAGAGGACTTAAAAAATCAAGCAAAGACCCTCATTAGAAATACAGGTCATGATGAAATATCATTGGTCTCTTTAAGCTCTAATGATTACAGTGAACTTAAAGATTTAACTTATTACTTAATAGATGAATTAGATGAAGAAGGCGTTAATATTTCTTTACCGTCATTAAGAATAGATGAGTTTTCTTTGGATGTTATGAGCAAGGTTCAAGATGTAAGAAAAAGTAGTTTGACCTTTGCGCCTGAAGCAGGAACTCAAAGGCTTCGTGATGTCATTAATAAAGGAATAACCGAAGAAGATATTATAAAAGGGTCGAGCGATGCTTTTAGCGGCGGATGGAATCGAGTGAAATTATATTTTATGTTAGGTTTACCAACAGAAACTTTAGAAGATGTAGAAGGCATTGCAACGTTAGGACAAGACATTGTAGAAGAATATTATAAAATGCCAAAGGAAAAAAGAACACAAAGGCTACAGATTATTATTAGTACATCCTTTTTTGTGCCAAAACCATTTACACCATTCCAATGGTTTCCTCAAGATGATTATGAAACTTTTATGGAAAAACAGAGCTTTCTCAATAAAAAAATCAACAAGAAAAATATTAAATACAATTCTCACGACGCTAAAACCAGTCGTTTAGAAGGGGTAATTGCTAGAGGTGATAGAAAAGTATCTAAAGTATTGTATGAGGCTTTTAAACAAGGGTGTAAGTTTGATTCTTGGTCAGAGCATTTTGAGTACAGTAAGTGGGAAAAGGCGTTTGAATTAGCAGATGTAGACATGAATTTTTACACAACTAGAGCAAGAGACAAAGATGAAATATTCCCTTGGGATTTTATTGATACAGAAGTGTCTAAAGACTTTTTATATAGAGAATACACGAGAGCACTGGAATCAAAAGTAACACCTAATTGTCGCTTAGGTTGTGCAAATTGTGGTCTAAAAGAATTAGGTGGAGGCGTTTGTTATGAAGGTTAG
- a CDS encoding TIGR03936 family radical SAM-associated protein, whose amino-acid sequence MKVRIKFTKENVMKFVGHLDLLRLFQKAFRRADIPIAFSQGFHPHQLISIGAPLPIGVTSEGEYLDIELKEDMNEAEGMAKLNEALPKDMKVLDWIKLDDNAKSSMAIIGGASYTITPKNWGFSYEETLKKINDFMSQEAITIMKKNKKKKLKEVNIKEGIFVFNYTENKQFKMFLATGSKLNVKPDLVLKSLCDFLEIEYNMFDFDFHRNELYVFVSDKYIPLDQL is encoded by the coding sequence ATGAAGGTTAGAATTAAATTTACCAAAGAAAATGTTATGAAATTTGTTGGACATCTTGATTTGTTAAGATTATTTCAAAAAGCTTTTAGACGAGCAGATATTCCTATTGCTTTTTCACAAGGATTTCACCCTCATCAATTAATCTCCATTGGTGCACCCTTACCCATTGGTGTAACCAGTGAAGGCGAATATCTTGATATTGAACTCAAAGAGGATATGAATGAAGCAGAAGGTATGGCAAAGCTTAATGAAGCATTGCCAAAAGATATGAAAGTATTAGATTGGATTAAGTTAGATGATAATGCCAAAAGTTCAATGGCGATTATTGGAGGGGCATCATACACCATAACACCAAAAAACTGGGGATTTTCTTATGAAGAAACGTTGAAAAAAATTAATGATTTTATGAGTCAAGAAGCCATTACAATTATGAAAAAAAACAAAAAGAAAAAGCTTAAAGAAGTGAATATAAAAGAAGGTATTTTTGTTTTTAATTACACAGAGAACAAACAATTTAAAATGTTCCTTGCTACGGGTAGCAAGTTAAATGTAAAACCAGATCTGGTATTAAAATCATTATGTGATTTTTTAGAAATAGAATACAATATGTTTGACTTTGATTTTCATCGCAATGAATTGTATGTTTTTGTGTCAGACAAATATATACCTTTGGACCAATTATAG
- a CDS encoding Rne/Rng family ribonuclease, with product MGKLVISKNTKGYVTALLEGNDLVDVDFYDLEKQPILGNIYIGKVKNILKNINAAFVDIGMEENAYLAIEDHKSIIFTNHKKDTHLNIGDEIVVQVKKESTKTKGPVLTTQLSLTGRYTVLTAGKNYVGISNKIEDQGLKERLKNIVKPFQNDEYGFIIRTNAKDVEEDTLIKEMNELKNRYETIKKVAMYRSCYQIIEKAPSPFISLVKNHYNSQLERVVIDDKTVYDEVKAYVEEVELNHISVEYYEDKNLSLFDLNNLRTKIEQALKSKVWLKSGASIVISPTEALIAIDVNTGKYVGKKKFEETVYKINMEAAQEIAKQIRLRNLSGIIIVDFIDMKKESYKNELLRTFKRYLDNDPVKVTLLGMTALNLVEITRKKIKKPIYEQFGCKCNKCDGRGYVWDIDH from the coding sequence ATGGGGAAATTAGTGATTTCAAAAAATACAAAAGGATATGTTACAGCCTTATTAGAAGGAAATGATCTTGTAGATGTTGATTTTTATGATTTGGAAAAGCAACCTATATTAGGTAATATTTATATAGGAAAAGTTAAGAATATCCTTAAGAATATTAATGCAGCTTTTGTAGACATTGGCATGGAAGAAAATGCTTACTTAGCCATTGAAGATCATAAAAGTATTATCTTTACCAATCATAAAAAAGACACCCATTTGAATATCGGGGATGAAATTGTTGTACAGGTGAAAAAAGAAAGTACAAAAACAAAAGGTCCTGTATTAACCACTCAACTTAGTTTAACAGGCAGATACACGGTTTTAACAGCCGGCAAGAACTATGTGGGTATATCCAATAAAATAGAAGATCAAGGTTTAAAAGAACGCTTAAAGAACATTGTAAAACCGTTTCAAAATGATGAATACGGCTTTATTATAAGAACAAACGCCAAAGACGTTGAAGAAGATACATTAATCAAAGAAATGAACGAATTAAAAAATCGCTATGAGACCATAAAAAAAGTGGCAATGTATCGTTCTTGCTATCAAATCATAGAAAAAGCGCCTAGTCCTTTTATATCTTTAGTTAAAAACCACTATAATAGTCAATTAGAACGTGTCGTTATTGACGATAAGACGGTTTATGATGAAGTCAAAGCTTATGTAGAAGAGGTAGAATTGAATCATATTTCGGTGGAGTATTATGAGGATAAAAACTTGTCTTTGTTTGACCTTAACAATCTTAGGACTAAAATAGAACAGGCGTTAAAGTCAAAGGTTTGGCTAAAATCAGGGGCTTCCATTGTTATATCTCCAACAGAAGCTTTAATTGCTATTGATGTTAATACAGGTAAATATGTAGGCAAAAAGAAATTCGAAGAAACGGTTTATAAAATTAATATGGAAGCCGCACAAGAAATTGCAAAACAAATCCGATTAAGAAATTTATCAGGCATTATTATTGTTGATTTTATAGATATGAAAAAGGAATCTTATAAGAATGAGTTATTAAGAACGTTTAAAAGATATTTGGACAATGACCCCGTTAAAGTAACTTTACTAGGGATGACAGCATTAAACTTGGTTGAAATAACCCGAAAAAAAATAAAAAAACCCATTTATGAACAATTTGGTTGCAAGTGTAACAAATGTGATGGTAGAGGATACGTTTGGGATATTGACCATTAA
- a CDS encoding DEAD/DEAH box helicase translates to MNNETKEKSESVLISNRASFIQKAWKGAGFNQATSIQEQTIPLIVEGKDVIAKAPTGTGKTLAYLIPMLEKIETSSKNVQGVILAPSHELAMQIYQTIEEWTKNTDIRSLAIIGGTNVKRQVQNLKSHPHIIVATTGRLLEIIKMKKIKMHEVKTIVVDEFDVLIANEHIHNLQNIVKTTLKDRQILFFSATLSEQTETIGKELMKEPIIVEVEEEKLAHSNTEHFFVVSDERDKIENLRKIARIKGVKALTFINDPNKIREIEAKLMHKGLKVGVLSSEVDKNERKEALKRFRTGQFSVLIATDVAARGLDIEGLTHVINWDVPRYSKEYIHRAGRTGRMGAKGTVVSIVTIREISNIKKITSKLGIELKEKIIYKSVFEDKFNPNKRPSPPKRKR, encoded by the coding sequence ATGAACAATGAAACAAAAGAAAAATCTGAAAGTGTACTCATTTCTAATAGAGCGTCTTTTATTCAAAAGGCTTGGAAAGGAGCAGGATTTAATCAAGCAACGTCTATTCAGGAGCAAACCATTCCATTAATTGTAGAAGGAAAAGATGTGATTGCAAAAGCACCAACAGGTACTGGAAAAACGTTGGCTTACTTAATTCCCATGCTTGAAAAAATAGAGACAAGCAGTAAAAATGTACAAGGCGTTATTTTAGCTCCTTCTCATGAATTGGCAATGCAAATTTATCAAACCATAGAGGAATGGACTAAAAATACAGATATCAGAAGTCTTGCTATTATTGGTGGAACCAATGTAAAAAGACAGGTTCAGAATTTAAAGAGTCACCCACACATCATTGTAGCGACTACTGGTAGGCTTCTTGAGATTATTAAAATGAAAAAAATAAAAATGCATGAAGTAAAAACCATAGTGGTGGATGAATTTGATGTATTAATTGCAAATGAGCATATTCATAACTTGCAAAATATTGTTAAGACCACTTTAAAAGATAGACAAATTCTTTTTTTCTCTGCTACTTTATCAGAGCAAACAGAAACCATTGGCAAAGAACTCATGAAAGAGCCGATTATTGTTGAAGTTGAAGAAGAAAAGTTAGCTCATTCCAATACAGAGCATTTTTTTGTTGTATCGGATGAAAGAGATAAGATAGAAAATCTTAGAAAGATAGCCCGAATCAAAGGCGTTAAAGCCTTAACGTTTATTAATGATCCAAATAAGATTAGAGAAATAGAAGCAAAGTTAATGCATAAAGGCTTAAAAGTAGGTGTTCTAAGTAGCGAGGTAGATAAGAACGAAAGAAAAGAAGCCCTTAAAAGATTTAGGACAGGACAGTTTTCCGTATTAATCGCCACTGATGTAGCAGCGAGAGGACTAGACATAGAAGGTCTTACCCATGTGATTAATTGGGATGTGCCGAGATATTCAAAAGAATACATTCACAGAGCAGGGCGAACCGGTCGAATGGGTGCAAAAGGCACCGTTGTTTCAATCGTCACTATAAGAGAAATTAGCAACATCAAAAAAATCACAAGTAAACTGGGTATAGAGCTAAAAGAAAAAATCATTTATAAAAGCGTATTTGAAGACAAATTTAACCCCAATAAAAGACCTAGTCCACCAAAAAGAAAGCGTTAG
- the asnB gene encoding asparagine synthase (glutamine-hydrolyzing) — translation MCGLTGWINYKKDLIPQIDVIKNMTDTLALRGPDDTGYYYSEQVLLGHRRLTVIDPEGGKQPMTREIGQYKYTIVYNGELYNTAELREELQKKGHYFLSHSDTEVLLVAYIEWAEDCVYHLNGIFAFAIWEEFTHTLFMARDRLGVKPLFYYNQGEDFIFASEIKALLQHPFIDPIIDEKSILELFGLGPSRSLGSGVFKNIEEVQPAEYMIVTDTRRIKKTYWQITSHHHTDNKNQTIKTTSELVEDAINRQLVSDVGVSTFLSGGLDSSGISSIASIHERKKGLQLKTYSIDYEDNDKYFKGDYYQPTNDNYWVNVVSEYIGSNHTRYELDNTSLATSLYEAVDALDLPGMADIDSSLLLFCKNVRKDNTVALSGECADEIFGGYPWFRNEEDLYYEGFPWNKHLDFRKSILSKEIQSLPYESFVHSKYQEAINSLEFMDGETEHSKAVKRLTYLNIKYFMITLLNRKDRMSMANSLEVRVPYADHRLIEYTFNVPWELKYEDNIEKSLLRKALANFLPEDVVYRKKSPYPKTYNPKYDFAVKEMLKDIFKDKNAPVHQLIDTHYLSQLLDQQLPFEKPWFGQLMKGPQFLAYIIQLNYWLEKYKVRIEL, via the coding sequence ATGTGTGGATTAACCGGTTGGATTAATTACAAGAAAGATCTTATTCCTCAAATAGACGTTATAAAAAATATGACAGATACATTGGCATTAAGAGGTCCAGATGATACAGGATATTATTATAGTGAACAAGTATTGTTAGGACATAGAAGACTGACTGTCATTGACCCAGAAGGTGGCAAACAACCCATGACAAGAGAAATAGGACAATACAAATACACCATTGTATATAATGGAGAGTTGTATAATACAGCTGAATTAAGAGAAGAACTTCAAAAGAAAGGTCATTATTTTTTATCTCATTCGGATACAGAAGTACTCTTAGTTGCTTATATAGAGTGGGCAGAAGATTGCGTGTACCATTTAAATGGCATCTTTGCCTTTGCCATATGGGAAGAATTTACCCATACATTATTTATGGCGAGAGACCGCTTAGGGGTAAAGCCACTTTTTTATTACAATCAAGGTGAAGATTTTATATTTGCTTCAGAAATCAAAGCCTTGTTGCAGCATCCCTTCATTGACCCTATAATTGACGAAAAAAGTATCTTGGAGTTATTTGGCTTAGGACCAAGTAGAAGCTTAGGCAGTGGTGTATTTAAAAATATAGAAGAAGTTCAGCCAGCAGAATATATGATTGTTACAGATACAAGACGAATTAAAAAAACCTATTGGCAAATCACTTCTCATCATCATACAGACAATAAAAATCAAACCATAAAAACAACCAGTGAATTGGTGGAAGATGCTATTAACAGACAGCTTGTATCTGACGTCGGGGTCAGTACCTTCTTATCAGGTGGTCTGGATTCTAGCGGAATATCTTCAATTGCTTCTATTCACGAAAGAAAAAAAGGGTTGCAATTAAAGACCTATTCCATAGACTATGAAGACAATGACAAATATTTTAAAGGGGATTACTATCAACCCACTAATGATAATTACTGGGTCAATGTGGTTTCAGAATACATAGGTTCCAATCACACCCGATATGAACTAGATAATACATCATTAGCCACCTCATTATATGAGGCAGTAGATGCTTTAGATTTACCAGGAATGGCCGATATTGATTCGTCTTTGCTACTGTTTTGCAAGAATGTAAGAAAGGATAATACCGTTGCATTATCTGGGGAATGTGCAGATGAAATATTTGGGGGTTATCCTTGGTTTAGAAATGAAGAGGATTTATATTATGAAGGTTTTCCTTGGAACAAACATTTAGACTTTAGAAAGAGCATTTTATCAAAAGAGATTCAATCGTTACCTTATGAATCATTTGTCCACTCAAAATACCAAGAAGCCATTAATAGCCTTGAATTTATGGATGGAGAAACGGAGCATAGCAAAGCTGTAAAGCGTTTGACTTATTTAAATATCAAATACTTTATGATTACCTTATTAAATAGAAAAGATAGAATGAGTATGGCCAATAGCTTAGAAGTTAGAGTGCCTTATGCAGACCATCGATTAATTGAATACACCTTTAATGTGCCTTGGGAATTAAAATACGAAGACAACATTGAAAAATCTCTTTTAAGAAAGGCATTAGCAAATTTTTTACCAGAAGATGTGGTTTATCGAAAAAAATCACCTTACCCAAAAACATACAATCCAAAATATGATTTTGCTGTTAAAGAAATGCTAAAAGACATATTTAAGGATAAAAATGCACCTGTCCATCAATTGATTGATACCCATTATTTAAGTCAATTATTAGACCAACAATTACCATTTGAAAAACCATGGTTTGGACAATTAATGAAAGGGCCACAGTTTTTGGCTTATATCATTCAGTTAAATTACTGGTTAGAAAAATATAAAGTAAGAATTGAACTATAG